From Triticum aestivum cultivar Chinese Spring chromosome 4A, IWGSC CS RefSeq v2.1, whole genome shotgun sequence, a single genomic window includes:
- the LOC123086864 gene encoding pentatricopeptide repeat-containing protein At5g55840, with translation MSSSLASSSYRRRILDSKAAASHALYSCRLPSRSGSRQPAHTRIGDTARAHGVESSIISVLTMHHWETLNHMAYKFGKLDKVHGKLALKILGSIVQQSGLERITHVYCLAAHILIQAQMHSQAMSVLKHLAMAGFSCSAIFSSLLRTISRCDSNPMVFDLLINAYLKERKVVDASKAILLMDDCGFKASTHTCNAVLNALVEVGESKNVWFFLKESLARKFPLDVTTCNIVLNYFCLDGNLRKANLMLQKMKSRSISNVVTYNTILYWYVKKGRFKAAMRVFKDMEKNGVEADVYTYNIMIDKLCKMKRSVRSYLLLKRMRENNLSPDECTYNTLIKGFFDEGKMKLAIYIFNEMLKQSLKPSLATYTTLIDGYCRSGVTGEALRVLYEMQVAGVKPSELTYSAMLNGYCKASMPGHALNLIEDLKARGTTINRTMYTILIDGFCQLGVVSKAKQILKSMLVVGINPDVVTYSALINGMCKMGKLDETKEILSRMQKTGVLPNEVLYTTLVCYCCKSGYVGEALKYFVDIYRRGLAANSFIHNTLLCALYREGMVTQAEQFKQYMSRMKISFDVASFNCIIDSYCTRGNMHEAFSVYDNMHRYGCSPNVDTYKNLLRGLCKGGHLVQAKELMACLADIPSAIDQETFNALLLGICKHGTLDEALDLCEKMVTSNFLPDIHTYTVLLSGFCRKGKIVPAVILLQMMLEKGFVPDIVTYTCLLNGLMKEGQVKVASYLFQEIICKEGMYADCIAYNSMMNGYLKAGMIHKVDMTIQDMHHNEVYPNPASYNILMHGHIKKGHLSRSVYLYKDMVRKGIRPNNVTYRLLIHGFSKHGMTEIAIKFLDKMVLERIYPDRLTFDVLITVCSEKSRMSNALQLFNCMKRLYMSPSSKAYSAMINGLIRKNWLQQSCDVLRDMVESGLEPNHIHYIALINAKCRLGDINGAFRLKEEMSALGVVPAEVAESSIVRGLSKCGKVEEGIIVFCSIIRAGMVPTVATFTTLMHGLCKEGKIADALHLKGSMELYGLKIDVVTYNVLITGLCNNQCISDALDLYEEMKSKQLRPNITTYATMIGAIYATGRMLEGEKLLNDIEDRGFVPSYKDQILEWRMENAMRRLNVIRNCKKEITSKNEVELLHADHVSMHKAAED, from the exons ATGTCGTCGTCCCTGGCGTCCTCCTCGTACCGCCGCAGGATCCTCGACTCCAAAGCGGCGGCCTCCCACGCGCTCTACTCCTGCCGCCTCCCCTCCCGCTCCGGCTCCAGGCAGCCTGCACACACCAGGATTGGCGACACCGCCAGAg CTCATGGTGTTGAGAGTAGCATCATCAGTGTCCTAACTATGCATCACTGGGAGACCTTGAATCACATGGCGTACAAGTTTGGGAAGCTTGACAAGGTTCATGGAAAGCTAGCCTTGAAGATACTGGGCTCTATTGTGCAACAATCAGGTTTGGAGCGAATCACTCATGTTTACTGCCTGGCTGCTCATATCCTCATCCAAGCTCAAATGCATTCGCAAGCAATGTCAGTGTTGAAACATCTTGCCATGGCGGGCTTCTCTTGCTCTGCTATATTTAGCTCCCTTCTCCGAACTATCTCGCGCTGTGATTCCAATCCCATGGTTTTTGACCTTCTTATCAATGCATATCTGAAGGAAAGAAAAGTTGTTGATGCAAGTAAGGCAATTTTATTGATGGATGACTGTGGATTTAAGGCTTCAACTCACACCTGCAATGCTGTCCTTAATGCTCTTGTGGAAGTTGGGGAATCAAAAAATGTTTGGTTCTTCTTAAAAGAAAGTTTGGCCCGGAAGTTCCCGTTGGATGTCACCACTTGTAATATTGTACTGAATTATTTTTGCCTTGATGGTAACCTTAGAAAGGCTAATCTTATGCTACAAAAGATGAAGAGTCGGTCCATATCAAACGTTGTTACTTATAACACAATACTTTACTGGTATGTTAAGAAGGGAAGGTTCAAGGCTGCCATGCGTGTCTTTAAAGATATGGAGAAGAATGGTGTAGAGGCAGATGTATATACTTATAACATCATGATTGATAAGTTATGTAAAATGAAGAGGAGTGTGCGCTCTTACCTTTTGCTCAAAAGAATGAGGGAAAATAACTTATCACCTGATGAGTGTACATATAATACTTTGATCAAGGGATTTTTTGATGAAGGTAAGATGAAACTTGCTATCTATATATTCAATGAAATGCTGAAACAGAGCTTGAAGCCAAGCCTAGCTACTTACACTACCTTGATTGATGGGTACTGCCGAAGTGGGGTAACTGGTGAAGCTTTAAGAGTTCTGTATGAAATGCAAGTTGCTGGTGTGAAACCAAGTGAACTAACTTATAGTGCAATGCTGAATGGTTATTGCAAAGCTTCCATGCCGGGACATGCGCTGAATCTTATTGAAGATCTGAAAGCAAGAGGCACAACAATCAACAGGACTATGTATACTATCCTGATTGATGGTTTCTGTCAGCTAGGAGTGGTTTCTAAAGCCAAGCAAATTTTAAAGAGTATGCTTGTGGTTGGGATCAATCCAGATGTTGTTACTTATTCAGCACTGATCAATGGTATGTGCAAGATGGGTAAGTTGGATGAAACAAAAGAGATTTTGTCAAGGATGCAAAAAACAGGAGTTTTGCCTAATGAGGTTCTTTATACAACTCTAGTTTGCTATTGTTGCAAGTCTGGGTATGTCGGAGAAGCACTAAAGTATTTTGTGGATATATATCGGAGGGGCCTAGCTGCCAATTCATTCATCCACAATACATTGTTATGTGCGCTGTATCGAGAAGGAATGGTTACACAGGCTGAGCAATTCAAACAATACATGTCTAGGATGAAGATATCATTTGATGTTGCCTCTTTCAACTGTATAATAGACTCTTACTGCACCAGAGGCAATATGCATGAGGCATTCTCTGTGTATGATAATATGCATAGATATGGCTGTTCTCCAAATGTGGACACATATAAGAATTTGCTTAGAGGGTTATGCAAGGGAGGCCACTTGGTACAAGCAAAGGAGCTCATGGCCTGCCTTGCTGACATACCTTCTGCCATTGATCAGGAAACCTTCAATGCATTACTTCTGGGGATTTGCAAACACGGAACTCTAGATGAAGCTCTGGATTTATGTGAGAAAATGGTTACAAGTAATTTTCTACCTGACATCCATACTTACACTGTTCTTCTTAGTGGTTTTTGCAGAAAAGGCAAAATTGTTCCTGCAGTCATCCTGTTGCAGATGATGTTGGAGAAAGGGTTTGTCCCTGATATTGTTACATATACCTGTTTGTTGAATGGCTTGATGAAGGAAGGCCAAGTTAAGGTTGCTTCTTACCTGTTCCAGGAGATCATATGCAAGGAAGGTATGTATGCAGATTGTATTGCCTACAACTCAATGATGAATGGGTACCTAAAAGCAGGAATGATACATAAAGTAGATATGACGATTCAGGATATGCATCATAATGAGGTTTATCCTAACCCAGCCAGCTATAACATTCTTATGCATGGGCACATCAAGAAGGGACATTTgtcaagatctgtttatctatacaAAGATATGGTGAGGAAAGGGATTAGGCCAAACAATGTGACATATCGTTTGCTTATCCATGGATTTTCAAAACATGGTATGACTGAAATTGCGATTAAGTTCTTGGACAAGATGGTCTTAGAACGCATTTATCCGGATAGATTAACGTTTGATGTACTCATAACTGTATGTAGTGAGAAATCTAGGATGTCCAATGCTCTACAGCTCTTCAACTGCATGAAGCGGTTATATATGTCACCTAGCAGTAAAGCATACAGTGCCATGATAAATGGATTAATCAGGAAAAATTGGCTGCAGCAGAGTTGTGATGTTTTACGTGACATGGTTGAGAGTGGACTTGAACCGAACCATATACACTATATTGCATTAATCAATGCAAAATGCAGGCTTGGGGACATCAATGGAGCATTCAGGCTGAAAGAGGAAATGTCAGCTCTTGGTGTTGTGCCAGCTGAAGTTGCTGAAAGCTCAATTGTTAGAGGTCTTAGTAAATGTGGAAAGGTAGAAGAGGGCATCATAGTTTTCTGTAGCATAATACGGGCTGGAATGGTGCCAACCGTTGCTACTTTCACTACCCTAATGCATGGTCTCTGTAAAGAAGGCAAGATTGCAGATGCTCTGCATCTCAAAGGGTCAATGGAGTTGTATGGATTGAAGATTGACGTAGTCACTTATAATGTTCTAATCACAGGTTTATGCAACAACCAGTGCATTTCTGATGCGTTAGATCTTTATGAAGAGATGAAATCTAAGCAACTTCGGCCGAACATTACAACATACGCCACAATGATTGGGGCTATCTATGCAACAGGCAGAATGCTGGAAGGAGAGAAACTACTGAATGATATAGAGGATAGGGGCTTTGTTCCCTCATATAAGGATCAAATTCTTGAATGGAGGATGGAGAATGCAATGAGAAGGTTAAACGTGATAAGaaattgcaaaaaggaaataactTCTAAGAATGAGGTCGAGCTATTACATGCAGATCATGTATCCATGCATAAAGCTGCTGAAGACTGA